The segment CCCCTACGATGGCGTATGCAAACGGTATCCACCGACGACGGGACGGTCTTCGTCTCCGAGCGGGAAGGTGATACGGGGTCGAAAGCGCCGTTTCTCGTCGCATACGAGTCTCGAGATTGCGATCGACGATACGGCTGGTTCTGTGCGAACTGCGAGCGGATCGACAACGCGATGGACTCGATGGGCCGGATCAAGTGCAACCAGTGTGGGAACTTCCGTAAGCCGACCGAGTGGGACGCGGCAC is part of the Halostagnicola kamekurae genome and harbors:
- a CDS encoding DUF5816 domain-containing protein, yielding MQTVSTDDGTVFVSEREGDTGSKAPFLVAYESRDCDRRYGWFCANCERIDNAMDSMGRIKCNQCGNFRKPTEWDAAHE